A genomic window from Actinomycetaceae bacterium MB13-C1-2 includes:
- the pflB gene encoding formate C-acetyltransferase — translation MAISTEPAADTKTQTAWRGFEPGLWQDLVDVRDFVQMNYTPYEGNAEFLEGPTERTTRVWQTLSEMFPKEREDGVYDIDTKTPGQITSHGPGYISEDDNVVVGLQTDAPLKRAMIPNGGWRMVENSLKTYGYEVDPTVKEIFTKYRKTHNQGVFDVYPDSVRKARSAHVVTGLPDAYGRGRIIGDYRRVALYGVDRLIEAKQVDKAELNSRFSTEEIIRHREELAEQIRALQELKEMAASYSFDISGPASNAKEAVQWLYFAYLAAVKEQNGAAMSLGRTSTFLDVYFERDLAEGTLTEQEAQEIIDDFVIKLRIVRFLRTPEYDALFSGDPTWVTETIGGTGRDGRPLVTKNSFRMLQTLNNLGPAPEPNMTVLWSETLPEGFKDFCAKTSIETSAIQYESDTLVREAWGDDAGIACCVSAMAIGKQMQFFGARVNLAKALLYAINGGRDENTGAQVAPPTPAVSGDVMDFEDVYAKFDVLMDWLARTYVDALNCIHYMHDKYAYERIEMALHDTEILRTMACGIAGLSVAADSLSAIKYAKVTPIRDERGLITDYKIEGDFPKFGNDDDRVDEIAVDLVHRFMEKIREYPTYRDALHTQSVLTITSNVVYGKATGNTPDGRRAGEPFAPGANPMNGRDTHGMLASALSVAKLPYSESQDGISLTNTVVPSGLGRTEDEQVKNLVGLLDSYMGEQGYHMNVNVLNRDTLYDAMEHPENYPQLTIRVSGYAVNFVRLTREQQMDVISRTFHERV, via the coding sequence ATGGCGATCAGCACAGAACCCGCTGCCGATACAAAGACCCAGACAGCGTGGAGGGGATTTGAGCCGGGACTCTGGCAAGACCTTGTCGATGTCCGCGACTTTGTCCAGATGAACTACACGCCTTACGAGGGCAATGCGGAGTTCCTTGAGGGCCCAACTGAGCGCACCACGCGGGTGTGGCAGACGCTTAGCGAGATGTTCCCGAAAGAGCGTGAGGACGGGGTCTATGACATTGACACTAAGACCCCCGGCCAGATTACTTCCCATGGCCCCGGGTACATCAGCGAAGACGACAACGTGGTTGTTGGTCTGCAAACCGATGCACCACTAAAACGAGCCATGATCCCCAACGGTGGATGGCGCATGGTCGAGAACTCTCTGAAGACGTATGGATATGAGGTTGACCCTACCGTCAAGGAAATCTTCACCAAGTATCGCAAGACCCACAACCAGGGAGTCTTCGACGTTTATCCCGATTCCGTCCGCAAGGCGCGTTCTGCTCACGTCGTAACAGGTCTTCCCGACGCATACGGCCGCGGTCGCATTATCGGTGACTACCGTCGCGTCGCTCTGTACGGTGTTGATCGACTGATCGAGGCGAAGCAGGTCGATAAGGCCGAACTGAACAGCCGCTTCTCGACGGAGGAAATTATTCGTCACCGTGAAGAACTCGCGGAGCAGATTCGGGCGCTTCAAGAACTCAAGGAAATGGCCGCAAGCTACAGCTTTGACATTTCTGGACCCGCAAGCAACGCTAAGGAAGCCGTTCAGTGGCTTTACTTTGCGTATCTGGCAGCGGTTAAGGAGCAGAACGGCGCGGCAATGAGCCTTGGTCGAACCTCCACGTTCTTGGATGTCTACTTCGAGCGTGACCTTGCAGAAGGCACATTGACTGAGCAGGAAGCCCAAGAAATCATCGATGACTTTGTCATCAAACTCCGTATTGTCCGCTTCCTGCGTACTCCCGAGTACGACGCACTGTTCTCCGGTGACCCGACTTGGGTTACCGAGACGATTGGTGGAACCGGTCGTGACGGCCGTCCGCTGGTCACCAAGAACTCTTTCCGGATGCTTCAGACTCTAAACAACCTGGGTCCGGCTCCCGAACCGAACATGACGGTGCTTTGGTCAGAGACCCTGCCCGAAGGATTTAAGGACTTCTGCGCCAAAACTTCAATTGAGACCTCGGCAATCCAGTACGAGTCCGACACTTTGGTCCGTGAAGCATGGGGCGATGATGCTGGAATCGCATGCTGTGTTTCTGCAATGGCAATCGGAAAGCAGATGCAGTTCTTCGGGGCCCGAGTAAACCTGGCAAAGGCCCTGCTTTATGCAATCAACGGTGGTCGGGATGAGAACACTGGAGCACAGGTGGCTCCGCCCACTCCGGCAGTATCCGGTGACGTGATGGACTTTGAGGATGTCTACGCCAAGTTCGATGTCCTGATGGACTGGTTGGCTCGCACATATGTCGATGCCCTCAATTGCATCCACTACATGCACGACAAGTATGCGTACGAGCGTATCGAGATGGCTCTACATGACACTGAGATTCTACGAACCATGGCCTGTGGTATTGCCGGTCTCTCGGTCGCGGCCGACTCGCTGTCGGCGATCAAGTACGCGAAGGTAACGCCAATCCGCGACGAACGTGGGCTAATCACCGACTACAAGATCGAGGGCGACTTCCCGAAGTTTGGCAATGACGATGACCGCGTTGACGAGATCGCCGTTGACCTAGTTCACCGCTTCATGGAGAAGATTCGTGAGTATCCGACATACCGCGACGCACTGCACACTCAGTCGGTACTGACGATTACCTCTAACGTCGTCTACGGCAAGGCTACGGGGAACACGCCCGACGGGCGTCGGGCGGGTGAGCCGTTTGCCCCGGGCGCCAACCCGATGAACGGCCGCGATACCCACGGAATGCTTGCTTCGGCACTGTCTGTGGCGAAGCTGCCGTACAGCGAGTCACAGGATGGTATTTCGCTTACCAACACTGTCGTTCCCTCCGGTCTGGGACGCACCGAGGATGAACAGGTGAAGAACCTGGTTGGTTTGCTCGATTCGTACATGGGGGAGCAGGGCTACCACATGAACGTAAACGTGCTGAACCGTGACACCCTCTACGACGCTATGGAACACCCGGAGAACTACCCGCAACTGACTATTCGTGTTTCGGGATACGCGGTGAACTTCGTGCGGCTTACCAGAGAACAGCAGATGGATGTCATCTCCAGGACGTTCCACGAGCGCGTCTGA
- the pflA gene encoding pyruvate formate-lyase-activating protein, with translation MSSPGRSTSASDGVAGFYSPAPLETPVARIMGAGLSGLDSADDLERVEQARMIHSGELMSVHSWELVTAVDGPGTRMTTFLSGCPLRCLYCHNPDTLDMRRGTMIPTEELMERMLRYKRIFDRTGGGITMSGGEPLMQPAGIARIFEFAKENGIHTALDTTGFLGWRCTDEMLSNLDLCLLDIKSGTEKTYRALTSRELQPTIEFAKRLSDAEVSVWVRFVLVPGHTDSADNIREVAEIASTITSLERLEVLPFHQMGRDKWHALGLPYLLDEVEPPTPGETEAARDIFREMGIPTF, from the coding sequence ATGTCATCTCCAGGACGTTCCACGAGCGCGTCTGACGGAGTCGCAGGATTCTACTCACCCGCACCGCTAGAGACTCCCGTTGCCCGTATAATGGGCGCGGGTCTCTCTGGACTTGATTCTGCCGATGACCTGGAGCGCGTCGAGCAAGCCAGGATGATTCACTCTGGCGAGCTCATGTCAGTGCACTCCTGGGAACTTGTAACCGCCGTCGATGGTCCGGGTACCCGAATGACCACATTCCTTTCGGGGTGTCCTCTGAGGTGTCTTTATTGCCATAACCCCGACACGCTTGATATGCGTCGCGGCACCATGATCCCGACCGAGGAACTCATGGAGCGAATGCTCCGTTACAAACGAATCTTTGATCGGACCGGGGGCGGTATCACCATGTCGGGTGGAGAGCCCCTGATGCAGCCCGCGGGCATTGCAAGGATCTTCGAGTTCGCGAAGGAAAACGGGATTCATACGGCGCTGGACACGACGGGGTTCCTGGGTTGGCGCTGTACAGACGAAATGCTCTCTAACCTCGACCTGTGCCTGCTGGACATCAAGTCGGGAACCGAAAAGACGTACAGGGCGCTGACCAGTCGAGAGTTGCAGCCGACGATCGAGTTCGCCAAGCGCCTAAGCGATGCGGAAGTATCGGTCTGGGTTCGATTCGTACTGGTTCCCGGACACACCGACTCGGCTGATAATATCCGCGAGGTGGCTGAGATCGCGTCGACGATCACGAGCCTTGAGAGGCTTGAGGTACTTCCGTTCCATCAGATGGGGCGCGATAAGTGGCACGCTCTCGGCCTGCCTTACCTACTTGACGAGGTCGAACCGCCCACGCCAGGCGAGACAGAAGCGGCAAGAGATATCTTCCGTGAAATGGGAATCCCAACGTTCTAG
- a CDS encoding antitoxin, with product MAEAKAENPLASILAKAQEALGLGADANEDAVAKAAGIDLSSLGLNAGSLNELLKSDQAEAVSDKILDALEQAAKGAAPDKKAAIETIRDQIDRKIGNE from the coding sequence ATGGCTGAAGCAAAAGCAGAGAACCCGTTGGCATCCATCCTTGCTAAGGCTCAGGAGGCCCTCGGGCTTGGAGCCGACGCGAATGAGGACGCTGTGGCCAAAGCAGCCGGAATCGACCTGAGCTCCCTTGGTCTCAATGCTGGAAGTCTCAATGAACTGCTCAAATCTGACCAGGCAGAAGCCGTCAGTGACAAGATTCTTGATGCTCTGGAACAGGCTGCGAAGGGCGCTGCGCCCGACAAGAAGGCAGCAATCGAGACTATTCGAGATCAGATCGACCGCAAGATTGGTAATGAGTAA